GAAGCAGCCGGCAAAGAACGGTTGCCGCGTACCATCACGCGATACGTATTGCATGGAAAGATACTTGATCAGGGCCTGCGCCATCGTCAGGCGTTCAGTTGGAGAGCTCATGGTGGTTACAGCTGGACTCGTGAGTTCAATACCGCATACACGGCACGGATATTATACTGGATATACCGGGACTTCGCTGTTCCTGGTTTTGTAGGTATCTTTCACCCACGTGTATTGCGGATCGTCTACATTTGCAAGCGACTGCGCACTGCCGGCAAGCACATTCAAGTAGTAGGTGATATACCCGGGCGGGCTCACAACCGGATGATAGCCTTCCGGCACCAGCACCACATCGTTATTGCGGGCCATTACAAGTGCATCGATCGGATAGCCGGCCTGGTGCAACGGAGAATGTTCATCTGTATACACACGCTGGTAGGCGTACCCTTCGGGCCGGTTTATTTTGTAATAATACACTTCTTCCAGGTCAGCCTCTACAACATTGCCCTGCGCATCTTCCCTGTGCACATCGTGTTTGTGGGGAGGATAGCTTGACCATCCACCACTTGGCGTATATACTTCACACAGCACCAACCTTTGACACGCAGAACCTGGTGGCAGAATGTCATTGATCTGGCGGGTCACGTTGTCGCCCCCTCGCACCTCGACACCCACATTGGCCGGACTGACCCGCTGCGGGGCAAATGTCTCTTCTGCTTTCACCCAGGCAACGGCAAACTCGGTGTTTGCCTGTGCGGTGACCGTAAAAGATGTGTTGATGGAC
Above is a genomic segment from Bacteroidota bacterium containing:
- the iolB gene encoding 5-deoxy-glucuronate isomerase, with the protein product MQYTPENILVKPNGAGVDGLVTEVTPALAGWEYINFQVRQLDAGATWSFETGGHELAIVVLSGTVDVAASTGNWTGIGQRANVFEGPADSIYLSINTSFTVTAQANTEFAVAWVKAEETFAPQRVSPANVGVEVRGGDNVTRQINDILPPGSACQRLVLCEVYTPSGGWSSYPPHKHDVHREDAQGNVVEADLEEVYYYKINRPEGYAYQRVYTDEHSPLHQAGYPIDALVMARNNDVVLVPEGYHPVVSPPGYITYYLNVLAGSAQSLANVDDPQYTWVKDTYKTRNSEVPVYPV